The following are encoded together in the Tamandua tetradactyla isolate mTamTet1 chromosome 14, mTamTet1.pri, whole genome shotgun sequence genome:
- the CTXN2 gene encoding cortexin-2 — protein sequence MSNTYCGNSSAKMSVNEVSAFSLTLEQKTGFAFVGILCIFLGLLIIRCFKILLDPYSSMPSSTWEDEVEEFDKGTFEYALA from the coding sequence ATGAGTAATACCTACTGTGGCAACTCTTCGGCTAAAATGAGTGTCAACGAAGTATCAGCTTTTTCATTAACTCTGGAGCAAAAAACTGGCTTTGCTTTTGTGGGGATTTTGTGTATCTTCTTGGGACTTCTTATCATCAGATGCTTCAAAATCCTACTAGACCCATACAGTAGCATGCCTTCCTCTACATGGGAAGATGAAGTTGAAGAGTTTGATAAAGGGACTTTTGAATATGCACTGGCATAA